A genomic window from Salvia splendens isolate huo1 chromosome 11, SspV2, whole genome shotgun sequence includes:
- the LOC121755303 gene encoding zinc finger protein ENHYDROUS-like, with the protein MVEMEISSPTRNGAKSEQLAEADPPVKRKRNLPGMPDPDSEVIALSPKTLLATNRFVCEICSKGFQRDQNLQLHRRGHNLPWKLRQRTSKEVRKRVYVCPEATCIHHEPTRALGDLTGIKKHFCRKHGEKKYKCDRCSKKYAVQSDCKAHMKTCGSREYRCDCGTLFSRRDSFITHRAFCDALAQEISRPQPDIKGSGDVEPSPPAAAAAASSPPQPPLTPSTRVLSPVLSIQSSAGLPENHQTIHLQPPPSTAPTTTAAVPSSSSASSSLNGGVMPIMLKASTPPAFSSPAISLSLSSLFQSPSQNPPRPHYAAHQPALSATALLQKAAQMGSTSSKSSLLHGLWLSGPTPSDSPTPDNDCISSSLASGLGLGLSSGFTDLMISPPTTLDFLGLGMPGGEAPSDGFSALFSSIGSRLHQMPPPAAPFAPVRAAGDTWDEAQDRKPSML; encoded by the exons ATGGTAGAAATGGAGATTTCATCACCGACTCGGAACGGAGCGAAATCGGAGCAGCTGGCGGAAGCAGATCCACCGGTGAAGAGGAAGCGGAATCTTCCTGGAATGCCTG ATCCGGATTCGGAGGTGATCGCGTTGTCGCCGAAGACGCTGCTGGCGACGAATAGATTCGTGTGCGAGATCTGCAGCAAAGGCTTCCAGCGCGACCAGAATCTGCAGCTGCACCGGCGCGGCCACAACCTGCCGTGGAAGCTGCGGCAGCGCACGAGCAAGGAGGTGCGGAAGCGCGTGTACGTGTGCCCGGAGGCGACGTGCATCCACCACGAACCGACGAGGGCGCTCGGCGACCTCACCGGGATAAAAAAACACTTCTGCCGGAAACACGGCGAGAAGAAGTACAAATGCGACCGCTGCTCCAAGAAATACGCCGTCCAGTCCGATTGCAAGGCGCACATGAAAACTTGCGGCTCTCGGGAATACCGTTGCGACTGCGGCACTTTGTTTTCGAg GAGGGATAGTTTTATCACGCATAGGGCGTTTTGCGATGCGTTGGCGCAGGAGATTAGCCGTCCGCAGCCTGACATAAAAGGCAGCGGAGATGTTGAGCCCTCGCCacctgctgctgctgctgctgcttctagtCCGCCGCAACCGCCGCTGACTCCGTCTACTCGAGTGCTGTCTCCGGTGTTGTCCATACAAAGTTCCG CTGGATTGCCGGAGAATCATCAGACAATCCACTTACAACCACCACCATCAACAGCgcccaccaccaccgccgccgtcCCAAGCAGCTCATCCGCCTCGAGCAGCCTAAACGGAGGAGTTATGCCTATTATGCTAAAGGCATCAACACCACCAGCCTTCTCATCACCAGCTATATCACTCTCACTATCATCCCTCTTCCAATCCCCATCACAAAACCCCCCACGCCCACACTATGCCGCGCACCAGCCGGCTCTCTCCGCCACCGCATTGCTCCAGAAAGCAGCGCAGATGGGCTCCACCTCCTCTAAATCATCCCTCCTCCACGGCCTATGGCTATCGGGCCCGACCCCATCCGACTCTCCAACGCCCGACAACGACTGCATCAGCAGCTCCTTGGCATCCGGCCTCGGCCTCGGCCTCTCCTCCGGTTTTACCGACCTCATGATAAGCCCGCCCACCACTCTTGATTTCCTTGGGCTGGGAATGCCAGGCGGTGAAGCCCCCTCCGATGGCTTCTCCGCCTTATTCAGCTCCATCGGCAGCCGCCTTCATCAAATGCCGCCGCCTGCCGCTCCATTTGCTCCGGTGAGAGCGGCCGGAGACACTTGGGATGAGGCGCAAGATAGGAAGCCTTCCATGCTATAG
- the LOC121754752 gene encoding cytochrome P450 734A1-like → MDGWIPEMAASIEDMLKMWEGKRADKSEFEMDVHEQLQQLSADIISRTAFGSSYEEGNRIFQLQEQQVGLALQAFRSLYIPGFRFLPTKKNMMRWRLDQETRESIRKIIGKHGKSQGNSKSLLTLMMSSYKNEDGVEEKLDIDEIIDECKTFYFAGKETTAKVLLLLASHQEWQTMARDEVIATCRGNAHPTAENISDFKILSMILNETLRLYPPVVALNRQASENVKLASLNIPSGTDMYIAMTAVHHDTEIWGYDANEFNPLRFSEARKHPTLYYPFGLGHRICVGQNLAIVEAKLVLAMILQHYSFVVSPSYLHAPMQSMTLQPQHGVQLIFSRIA, encoded by the exons ATGGAT GGTTGGATTCCTGAAATGGCAGCTAGCATAGAAGACATGCTGAAGATGTGGGAAGGAAAAAGAGCAGACAAAAGTGAGTTTGAAATGGATGTACACGAACAACTTCAACAGCTCTCAGCAGACATCATATCTCGAACAGCATTCGGCAGCAGTTACGAAGAAGGGAATCGCATTTTTCAGCTGCAAGAACAGCAAGTCGGCCTCGCCTTGCAAGCATTCCGAAGTCTCTACATCCCCGGATTCAG GTTTCTGCCGACGAAGAAGAACATGATGAGATGGAGACTAGACCAGGAAACTCGGGAATCGATCAGAAAAATTATTGGGAAGCATGGAAAGAGCCAAGGGAACTCAAAATCATTGCTCACACTGATGATGTCTTCATATAAGAATGAGGATGGTGTAGAGGAGAAGCTAGATATTGATGAAATTATCGATGAATGCAAAACTTTCTACTTTGCAGGGAAAGAAACAACAGCCAAGGTGCTTCTCCTTCTTGCATCTCATCAAGAATGGCAGACCATGGCAAGAGACGAAGTCATTGCTACGTGCAGGGGCAACGCCCACCCTACTGCAGAAAATATATCCGATTTCAAAATA TTGAGCATGATACTGAACGAGACCCTTCGGCTCTACCCTCCAGTAGTTGCACTAAATAGGCAAGCATCGGAAAATGTTAAACTGGCAAGCCTCAACATTCCTTCTGGCACGGATATGTACATCGCCATGACTGCTGTCCATCATGATACTGAGATCTGGGGGTACGACGCGAATGAGTTCAATCCTTTGAGATTCTCTGAGGCACGAAAGCATCCAACATTGTACTATCCTTTTGGTTTAGGCCATAGGATATGTGTTGGGCAGAATCTCGCCATTGTTGAGGCCAAACTAGTCTTGGCCATGATCCTGCAACATTATTCTTTCGTGGTATCGCCCTCGTATCTACATGCTCCTATGCAGAGTATGACCTTGCAGCCACAGCATGGAGTCCAACTTATTTTCAGCAGGATTGCATA G